The following are from one region of the Paenibacillus sp. KS-LC4 genome:
- a CDS encoding DUF1801 domain-containing protein, whose translation MDSNQMTFETIDEYIAGFPPEIQELLHAMRKIIKEAAPEATEKISYQMPTFALHGNLVHFAAYKNHIGFYPAPSGIEAFKAELCAYKGAKGSIQLPLDKPLPYALISKIVAFRVAENIKKAQEKRSKKK comes from the coding sequence ATGGACAGCAACCAAATGACCTTCGAAACGATTGACGAATATATCGCGGGCTTTCCTCCAGAAATTCAAGAGCTGCTGCATGCGATGAGAAAGATCATCAAGGAGGCGGCGCCAGAAGCGACGGAGAAGATTAGCTACCAGATGCCGACGTTTGCGCTGCATGGCAATTTGGTGCATTTTGCGGCGTACAAAAACCATATCGGGTTTTATCCAGCGCCGAGCGGGATCGAGGCTTTCAAGGCGGAATTATGTGCGTATAAAGGCGCGAAGGGTTCGATTCAGCTTCCGTTAGACAAGCCGCTGCCTTATGCATTAATCAGCAAAATCGTTGCATTTAGAGTAGCTGAGAACATCAAAAAAGCACAAGAGAAGCGCAGCAAGAAAAAATAA
- a CDS encoding transposase has protein sequence MGEQRQRYNEEFKRQTVKYVQEKTKTISDICEELNIPKSTLHQWIGQFREFNQEEVNYPEKIRKLEQTLKENEAETRRKEREMADLKEEMAILKKALHIFSKEKN, from the coding sequence GTGGGAGAACAACGGCAACGATACAATGAAGAATTCAAAAGACAAACGGTAAAGTATGTGCAAGAGAAGACCAAGACCATATCGGACATTTGCGAAGAGCTGAATATTCCGAAAAGCACCTTGCATCAATGGATCGGGCAATTCCGGGAGTTCAATCAGGAAGAGGTCAACTATCCGGAAAAAATTCGCAAGCTCGAACAAACCCTCAAAGAAAATGAAGCGGAAACGCGCCGTAAAGAGCGGGAAATGGCGGATTTGAAAGAAGAAATGGCGATTCTAAAAAAGGCGCTGCACATCTTCAGCAAAGAAAAGAACTAA
- a CDS encoding IS3 family transposase: MEDHRSEFRVEKMCQVLHVSRSGYYKWRIAAPSERQQRKERLTQRIVWHYQDSLFRYGSPRIYNELLKEGWIVSERTVSFIMREKGLRSCMSRKFRVTTTDSNHEWPIAPNELQQDFSATRPNEKWVADITYIPCRQGKLYLASILDLYTKQIVGWQLSDHMTTDLVLAALKQAYAAKKPEEGLIHHSDRGSQYASKAYREQLSTYQMKVSMSRRENCYDNACIEAFHSILKRELIYCNPKFKSKQEAYDQLYRYLEFFYNRKRSNSTLGYVSPLRFEQLYYEKIA; encoded by the coding sequence ATCGAAGATCATCGCTCCGAATTTCGAGTGGAGAAGATGTGCCAGGTGCTACACGTATCTAGGAGCGGCTATTACAAATGGCGCATCGCGGCGCCGTCCGAAAGGCAACAGCGGAAAGAAAGGCTTACCCAGCGCATCGTGTGGCACTACCAGGACTCGCTATTCCGTTACGGAAGCCCTCGTATTTACAATGAACTTCTAAAAGAAGGGTGGATCGTTTCGGAGCGGACGGTCAGCTTCATTATGCGTGAAAAGGGGCTGCGCTCTTGTATGTCACGCAAGTTTCGCGTCACCACAACCGATTCGAATCATGAGTGGCCGATCGCACCGAACGAGCTACAGCAAGACTTTTCGGCGACCCGGCCCAATGAAAAATGGGTGGCGGACATCACGTACATTCCCTGTCGTCAAGGGAAGCTCTATTTGGCGAGCATTCTAGATTTATACACCAAGCAAATCGTAGGCTGGCAATTAAGTGATCATATGACAACCGATCTGGTACTCGCTGCCCTCAAGCAGGCTTACGCAGCGAAAAAGCCAGAAGAAGGACTGATCCACCACTCCGATCGGGGCTCACAGTATGCGTCAAAAGCCTACCGTGAGCAGCTCAGCACCTACCAGATGAAGGTCAGTATGAGCCGGAGAGAGAACTGCTACGATAACGCTTGTATCGAGGCTTTTCATAGCATTTTAAAACGTGAACTGATTTACTGTAATCCCAAATTTAAGTCCAAGCAAGAAGCCTACGACCAGTTGTATCGCTATCTGGAGTTCTTTTATAATCGAAAACGCTCAAACAGCACGCTGGGCTATGTGTCGCCCTTGCGTTTTGAACAGCTTTATTACGAAAAAATAGCATAA
- a CDS encoding OsmC family protein — protein sequence MANVQTFKATAHLQDGVKVKATARQFELTIDEPKSLGGTDTGMNPVEALLASLGACQSIVARVYAPKFDVKLEDFQVEVEGDLDLDGFFNKSEARPGYSDIRYTFKIKTDSPKEKVEAFVRFLESKCPVGDTIANPVQMKLERIMIENTGSAVL from the coding sequence ATGGCTAATGTTCAAACGTTTAAGGCAACGGCGCATTTACAGGATGGGGTTAAAGTCAAAGCGACAGCGAGACAGTTCGAATTGACGATAGATGAGCCGAAGAGTCTCGGTGGAACGGATACGGGGATGAATCCTGTGGAAGCGCTGCTTGCTTCGTTGGGTGCATGCCAGTCTATTGTTGCCCGAGTATATGCTCCGAAGTTTGATGTAAAGCTTGAAGATTTCCAAGTTGAGGTTGAGGGCGACCTTGATCTCGATGGTTTTTTCAATAAAAGCGAGGCTCGTCCAGGCTATTCCGATATCCGCTATACGTTCAAGATCAAAACAGATTCGCCTAAGGAGAAGGTAGAAGCCTTCGTTCGATTTTTGGAGAGCAAATGCCCAGTAGGGGATACGATTGCCAACCCGGTTCAGATGAAATTAGAGCGGATTATGATTGAAAATACAGGTTCGGCTGTGCTGTAA